The genomic interval CATTCTGTCTAACTCGGCGGGGTCTAAGACGCGCGGCTTGGCGGCCTCGCCGGCTTTGGGATCAATGTTGGGCATCACCGACATCGTTTGCCCTTTAGTTTATAATTATAGTTGTTTATAcagtatttaattgaaaaaaaaaaaaaattggaaatttgTAAGCCGTGTGAATGTAATCTGAATTGTTATCACATCgcaggcagcagctgttgcgccAGAGTTGTCGAGTCAGCAAACCGTTTCGATAACACACTTATCGATTGTACTCAATTTAACGAATCGtcaacatttaaattgtaacAAGTTATCTTGTTAGACTCTTCATTTCCGCTCGACCGAAAGTTTTACAgtatttggtttatttatggACTTGCATctacttaaatattaaattttattgctaTCACAAGTTgattatacacatacatataccaAAAGGGAAAATATAGAGAAATAATCGAAATTGTCAGAAATGTATCGAGACCTAATTAAAAGCATAGATCAGCAGAAGGATGACACAGAAGCCTATGACCGCGCCCAGAATAAGTGAATCTCGTCGTTTCTTGATATTAATGCGCTGTATCAGACTGCAAGAGAATATGAAAAATCTTTGATAAGTTCCCTACACAATTTAATCATATTTATTGCCTCACCTTGATATCAATGGAAAACGATTGGAAATGTCGTTGAATCGCGTCTGCAGACGCTTAAAGGCCTGTCGCTGTGCATGCAGGTTGTCTCGCGTCTCGATGGCAATGTTTATCTGATCGTTGACCATGTTACTGGAGCTGCTCAAGTGACCGCTCTCCTTCATATACATCTCACGACGACTCAGTCCAGATATCGATGGACTCCCACTTGTGGCTAGCCCAGAGCCGCGTAGCAGCTCCTCGCGCTCGATGCGCATGGTGTGATTGGCGCAAATCTTGTTAAACTCCTGCCTGTAGCCCTGGAGTATTTCCCTGTGCCGCTGCAGCGTGTGCATAGCCGCACTTCCCGTTGCCGGCAGCTCCGACATGGACTCGTTGAGCGTCGACAACTGCAGGTGCACACAATTTGGGTTTAAGGCTATAAGCTCGATAAAACTGTGCTCCGATTTACCTTTTCGAGCATTTGCTCTATTTCGCCAGACAGCGAGTCGAATACATGCTCGCCCAGCAGAGGTGATGTGTCAGcagcgctgctgttgccgctgctgagGCCGCCGCTGCCAGCTCCAATTTTGCTGAACGCCACAAGTTTGAGGTCAATTTCATTTTCCAGGGTGCGCGCCTGCTTGCGTAGCACTGGGCATGTAGCATATCGATAGATGGTATCAGCGGATCTAAGCGTGTAAGTAtgttaatacaaatatttaccgTCATAGCTGGAGCCAaccatttgcatttgattacaatattatttttacttgcAGGCACAACAATGAAACGCAGCTAGATCTGATGCCAGGGCTGCATTAACAGGTCATATGGTATTTTTCATTCACGAATTAAAGGCATGCATACCGTTAGCTGCAATTGCTTGTTGCTCTAAGCTCTAAAAACTggtttaattaaacaatttatttttgttcataagaaagagaacaaaataaaaaagacaaCATTAGAAGCACATATGGTCAAGTATTTTAAAGTGTTTTCCAAACTGTTATCGATAGTTCAATATCGATTATTATGCCCGTCATATGTTCACTAATTGAACGCGTTTCTATTGCCGGCAAAACGCCAAATTTATGAGCTCctaattttgataaataaaaacacaatgtCGCAGGCCCAAACAAATAGTGACACACGCGTGCCTGATGAGGAGAGCGATCTGCTGCAAATTAAGCCACTGTAAGTAGCTAACAACTGTTTCAAATGCCCGACGACATTAAATGTTCTCTTGCAGCGGAGCTGGCCAGGAAGTGGGGCGCTCCTGCATCATGCTGGAGTTCAAGGGCAAAAAGATAATGCTGGACTGTGGCATACATCCCGGTCTGTCCGGCATGGATGCGCTGCCCTATGTGGACTTGATAGAAGCTGACGAAATTGATTTGCTGTTTATATCCCAGTGCGTAGGAacttgtgtttgttttggccagcataaaatgtttatttgcacGCTTATTGTTTTAGTTTCCACTTGGATCACTGCGGCGCTCTGCCCTGGTTCCTCATGAAGACCAGCTTTCGTGGACGCTGCTTTATGACACACGCCACCAAAGCCATTTACCGCTGGATGCTCTCAGATTATATTAAAATCAGCAATATATCCACAGAGCAAATGCTCTATACGGAAGCTGATCTGGAGGCTTCCATGGAGAAAATCGAGACAATcaattttcacgaggagcGCGATGTAATGGGCGTGCGCTTTTGCGCCTATAACGCTGGTCATGTGCTCGGCGCAGCTATGTTTATGATTGAAATCGCAGGCATCAAAATTCTGTATACGGGCGACTTTTCGCGACAGGAGGATCGTCATTTGATGGCCGCCGAGGTGCCGCCCAAGAAACCCGATGTACTGATTACCGAATCTACCTacggcacacacatacacgaaaAGCGCGAAGATCGTGAGAGTCGCTTCACATCGCTGGTGCAGAAGATTGTGATGCAGGG from Drosophila virilis strain 15010-1051.87 chromosome 2, Dvir_AGI_RSII-ME, whole genome shotgun sequence carries:
- the Gos28 gene encoding Golgi SNAP receptor complex member 1, which translates into the protein MQMVGSSYDVLRKQARTLENEIDLKLVAFSKIGAGSGGLSSGNSSAADTSPLLGEHVFDSLSGEIEQMLEKLSTLNESMSELPATGSAAMHTLQRHREILQGYRQEFNKICANHTMRIEREELLRGSGLATSGSPSISGLSRREMYMKESGHLSSSSNMVNDQINIAIETRDNLHAQRQAFKRLQTRFNDISNRFPLISSLIQRINIKKRRDSLILGAVIGFCVILLLIYAFN